From the genome of Chloroflexota bacterium, one region includes:
- a CDS encoding NAD-binding protein, producing the protein MFIIIAGGGKVGAALAHDLPPGGHEIVLLEKDRRKAQDLEDDLGASVVPQDASEGRWLSTAGVARADLVIAVTGDDEDNLVICQLARALSKGRARTIARLNNPKNQDAFRLLEIEAIVNATDLVMSMIERDLGAASVVHLMRLRSAGLELVELTVASESAAAGASVTDLQLEQLGARVAVVLRGDDALFTFTDLVLRSGDTVVAVVDIANESAVRSRFDAAHF; encoded by the coding sequence GTGTTCATCATCATCGCCGGCGGCGGCAAGGTGGGCGCCGCGCTGGCGCACGACCTGCCGCCCGGCGGGCACGAGATCGTGCTCCTCGAGAAAGACCGCCGCAAGGCGCAGGATCTGGAAGACGACCTTGGCGCCTCGGTCGTTCCCCAGGACGCCTCGGAGGGCCGGTGGCTCTCGACGGCGGGCGTGGCGCGGGCCGACCTCGTGATTGCCGTCACTGGCGACGACGAGGACAACCTTGTCATTTGTCAGCTCGCTCGCGCGCTCTCCAAGGGTCGGGCGCGCACCATCGCGCGTCTCAACAACCCCAAGAATCAGGACGCTTTTCGCCTTCTGGAGATCGAGGCCATCGTCAACGCCACCGACCTGGTCATGAGCATGATCGAGCGCGACCTGGGCGCGGCGTCCGTGGTGCACCTCATGCGCCTGCGCTCCGCCGGCCTCGAGCTCGTCGAGCTGACCGTGGCCAGTGAATCAGCCGCGGCCGGGGCGTCGGTCACCGACCTGCAGCTCGAGCAATTGGGCGCCCGCGTGGCCGTCGTGCTGCGCGGCGACGACGCGCTGTTCACGTTCACCGACCTCGTGCTCAGGTCCGGCGATACGGTGGTGGCGGTTGTGGATATCGCGAACGAGAGCGCCGTACGCTCCCGCTTCGACGCCGCCCACTTCTAG
- a CDS encoding NIPSNAP family protein has product MLYELRIYEILPGKMPVIEARFREHTLGFFERHGVEVVGFWHEVVGRSDRLVYLTRFADMADRERKWGAFISDPEWLQLRADTEADGQIVARIHNRFLEPTDYSPLP; this is encoded by the coding sequence ATGCTGTATGAATTGCGCATCTACGAGATTCTTCCCGGCAAGATGCCGGTCATCGAGGCGCGGTTTCGCGAACACACGCTGGGCTTCTTCGAGCGGCACGGCGTGGAGGTGGTGGGGTTCTGGCACGAGGTCGTGGGCCGCAGCGACCGGCTGGTGTATCTGACGCGCTTTGCCGACATGGCCGACCGCGAGCGGAAATGGGGCGCCTTCATCAGCGACCCCGAGTGGCTGCAACTCCGGGCCGACACGGAAGCCGATGGGCAGATTGTGGCCCGGATCCACAACCGGTTCCTCGAGCCGACGGACTATTCGCCGCTGCCGTAG
- a CDS encoding 50S ribosomal protein L25 produces the protein MPERPRLQASSRTVRGRAVKRLRRSGVIPANLVTPNQPSTAVQVDERELATLVRHGADGRLLDLECDGSTEAVLFDDYELDIITDRLLHATFRRVDLTRPVTVEVGIELQGTAPAAAVMGVTVIQSLTTLEVEALPTEIPSTLVADVSGLEAPGDEVVVADLRAPDGAYAPVGDAAETVISVHVLRAQAEDLEEEEVDLDEVEIEPGEEGEAAEAPPEEEAPA, from the coding sequence GTGCCCGAACGTCCACGCCTCCAGGCGTCCTCCCGCACCGTGCGGGGCCGGGCCGTCAAGCGCCTCCGGCGCTCGGGCGTGATTCCGGCAAATCTCGTTACGCCGAACCAGCCGTCGACCGCCGTCCAAGTGGATGAGCGCGAGCTGGCCACCCTGGTGCGGCATGGGGCCGACGGCCGGCTGCTCGACCTCGAATGCGACGGCTCCACCGAGGCGGTGCTGTTCGACGACTACGAGTTGGACATCATCACCGACCGCCTGCTGCACGCGACGTTCCGCCGCGTCGACCTCACCAGGCCGGTGACGGTGGAGGTGGGAATCGAGCTGCAAGGGACGGCGCCGGCCGCCGCGGTCATGGGCGTGACGGTGATTCAATCGCTAACCACGCTGGAGGTCGAAGCGCTGCCCACCGAGATCCCATCGACGCTGGTGGCCGATGTCTCCGGCTTGGAAGCTCCGGGAGACGAGGTGGTGGTGGCCGACCTACGGGCGCCGGACGGCGCGTACGCGCCGGTGGGCGATGCCGCCGAAACGGTGATTTCGGTGCACGTGCTGCGGGCGCAGGCCGAAGATCTCGAGGAAGAAGAGGTCGACCTCGACGAGGTGGAGATCGAGCCCGGCGAGGAAGGCGAGGCCGCGGAAGCGCCGCCGGAGGAAGAAGCTCCGGCGTAG
- a CDS encoding ParA family protein, protein MAVTIAVANQKGGVGKTTTTANLAVTLARHGLRVLVIDTDPQSNLTSSFGLDKAVSPSLADSLLHRDAELPRYRVQDSTDVAIDLVPGTPELAAVESELQTKLGREMRLREHVMRIDNDYDYVLVDTPPSLGVLTLNALVAAQWVIIPTEARFFSLRGLQMLTESIEEVTIVNPNLRVLGIVLNKFDRRLREEKHVAGYLQEQWEAEMFAARIPTNSKILEASSSGLSIFAPGARGRGVRRAVDAYEALAEEVLTRAA, encoded by the coding sequence ATGGCTGTCACCATCGCCGTTGCCAATCAGAAGGGCGGCGTCGGCAAGACCACGACCACCGCCAACCTTGCCGTCACGTTGGCCCGCCACGGCTTGCGCGTATTGGTCATCGACACGGACCCGCAGAGCAACCTCACGTCCTCGTTCGGCCTCGACAAGGCGGTGTCGCCCTCGCTGGCGGATTCCCTGCTGCATCGCGACGCCGAGCTGCCGCGCTACCGCGTGCAGGACTCCACGGACGTCGCCATCGACCTGGTGCCGGGCACGCCGGAACTGGCGGCGGTGGAGAGCGAGCTTCAGACCAAGCTGGGCCGCGAAATGCGCCTGCGCGAGCACGTGATGCGCATCGACAACGACTACGACTACGTGCTCGTGGACACGCCGCCGTCGCTGGGCGTGCTGACGCTCAACGCGCTGGTCGCCGCGCAGTGGGTCATCATTCCCACGGAGGCGCGCTTCTTCTCCCTGCGCGGCCTGCAGATGCTCACGGAGAGCATCGAAGAGGTGACCATCGTCAATCCGAACCTGCGCGTGCTGGGGATCGTGCTCAACAAGTTCGACCGACGCCTGCGCGAGGAAAAGCACGTGGCCGGATACTTGCAGGAGCAGTGGGAGGCGGAGATGTTCGCCGCGAGAATCCCCACCAACAGCAAGATTCTGGAAGCGTCGAGCTCCGGGCTGTCGATCTTTGCGCCCGGCGCGCGCGGCCGCGGCGTGCGGCGGGCGGTTGACGCCTACGAGGCCCTGGCCGAGGAAGTGCTCACCCGTGCCGCCTAG
- a CDS encoding von Willebrand factor type A domain-containing protein, producing the protein MTDATPVLHDRDGDRDEINHQVGQSHDAGAGPVEGSRPVTRLRRKILAATSRCRIAAAVTGAAVAVAVLAATACGEAEVVEKTVTQEVIKEVPVETVVTKAVHREVAVEKVVTKEVVREAPVERSMTRPSTASRATPAAVRAPTARPAATIVRDARRQPEVATAEDAVSTFSLDTDRTSYQLALAWAHQGYEIDPDSVRAEEWINAFNYQYALPSDDWGFAITSDLVTHPLDGRKHLARIAFQAAEVPDDRPLNVTLVLDASASMASGNRIDIARAAAEAIRRSLRPQDRVAVVHFTTDVIRQFTVEHSGPDNSSVEWSISRLAPTGGTNVQAGLNLGVQLADAARRERPEAYNYVILMSDGVANVDATNPFAILESAYDRNAGNPLRLITIGVGITNYNDELLELLAQHGNGWYRYLDDPDQARRTFSRANWLALSTPFADQTRAQVTWDPDVVRSWRIVGYENRVTSDASFAEDRKEFAELPSGAATTVFYELELHDRYRGRVAEDLKLGRVELRWIVPDTGQSRSQQVEVTGRNDLSFDGSRVDPLLRFGGIVALAADRYSSLPPGTDYGAADVADELDILQGQLRALQRTLGDLGAYQDFSFLLERMAEQAYAQAPAPARSGYSR; encoded by the coding sequence ATGACGGATGCAACGCCTGTTCTGCACGATCGGGACGGCGATCGTGACGAGATCAACCACCAAGTAGGCCAGAGCCACGACGCGGGCGCCGGCCCGGTGGAAGGATCCCGGCCCGTCACGCGGCTACGGCGCAAGATCCTGGCCGCGACTTCCCGCTGCCGGATTGCCGCGGCGGTCACCGGCGCGGCCGTCGCGGTGGCGGTCCTCGCCGCAACGGCCTGCGGCGAAGCGGAAGTTGTCGAAAAGACCGTGACTCAGGAAGTAATCAAGGAGGTTCCGGTCGAGACTGTCGTCACCAAAGCCGTGCACAGGGAGGTTGCGGTCGAGAAGGTGGTAACGAAGGAGGTGGTGCGGGAGGCACCGGTCGAGCGAAGCATGACCCGGCCGTCAACGGCGTCGCGCGCCACGCCCGCGGCCGTTCGTGCGCCCACGGCCCGGCCGGCGGCCACAATCGTCCGGGACGCTCGGCGGCAGCCGGAAGTCGCCACGGCCGAAGATGCGGTCTCCACGTTCAGCCTGGACACCGACCGCACGTCGTACCAGCTGGCGCTCGCCTGGGCGCACCAGGGCTACGAAATCGATCCGGACTCGGTGCGGGCCGAGGAGTGGATCAACGCCTTCAACTATCAATACGCCCTGCCGTCGGACGACTGGGGCTTCGCCATCACGAGCGATCTCGTCACGCACCCGCTGGACGGGCGCAAGCACCTGGCCCGAATTGCCTTCCAGGCGGCGGAAGTGCCGGATGATCGCCCGCTCAACGTCACGCTGGTGCTCGACGCCTCGGCCTCGATGGCGAGCGGGAATCGCATTGACATCGCCCGCGCGGCCGCGGAGGCCATTCGCCGGAGCCTGCGCCCGCAGGACCGCGTGGCCGTCGTGCACTTCACCACGGACGTGATTCGCCAGTTCACCGTGGAGCACAGCGGGCCGGACAACTCCTCGGTGGAGTGGTCGATTTCGCGGCTGGCACCGACTGGCGGCACCAACGTGCAGGCGGGACTCAACCTCGGGGTTCAGCTGGCCGACGCGGCGCGGCGGGAACGGCCGGAGGCCTACAACTACGTCATCCTGATGTCGGACGGCGTGGCCAATGTGGATGCCACCAACCCGTTCGCGATCCTGGAGTCCGCCTACGACCGCAACGCCGGCAACCCGCTGCGGCTGATCACCATCGGCGTGGGAATCACCAACTACAACGACGAGTTGCTGGAGTTGCTGGCCCAGCATGGCAATGGCTGGTACCGCTACTTGGACGACCCCGATCAGGCGCGCAGGACCTTCAGCCGGGCGAACTGGCTGGCGCTGTCGACGCCCTTCGCCGACCAGACGCGGGCCCAGGTGACCTGGGATCCGGACGTAGTCCGGTCGTGGCGGATCGTGGGCTACGAGAACCGGGTCACGTCCGACGCGAGCTTCGCGGAGGACCGCAAGGAATTCGCGGAGTTGCCGTCGGGCGCGGCCACCACGGTCTTCTACGAGCTGGAGCTGCACGACCGCTATCGCGGGCGCGTGGCTGAAGACCTGAAGCTGGGCCGGGTGGAGCTGCGCTGGATCGTCCCGGACACGGGTCAATCGCGCAGCCAGCAGGTCGAGGTCACGGGTCGGAACGACCTCAGCTTCGACGGCAGCCGGGTCGATCCGCTGCTGCGGTTCGGTGGCATCGTGGCGTTGGCGGCGGACCGCTACAGCAGCCTGCCGCCCGGCACGGACTACGGCGCCGCGGATGTGGCGGATGAGCTGGACATTCTCCAGGGACAGCTGCGCGCGCTGCAACGCACGCTCGGCGACCTGGGCGCCTACCAGGACTTCAGCTTCCTGCTGGAGCGGATGGCGGAGCAGGCCTACGCCCAGGCTCCGGCCCCGGCCCGCTCTGGCTACAGCCGCTGA
- a CDS encoding class I SAM-dependent methyltransferase, which translates to MSNENRTSLTHRLLRRPGLVTPGVIDQTYDPASHLLYGWIADWLNEDLDEAWLLDAGCWNASFGVYLRARGADVRYVGVDLSQPALGYARGIDPSLQVLRADLANPILPFPSATFDGVALILTYEHLPRLTEPALIRAVADVLKPGGWLFVITELNSILNPLDPAWPFGHRHYSPGDLVPVFQRAGLDIEDMRINGGVWHCLEVIAFYVAKHIFRRRLHRPAWLRALTTREYEPAPRWLGSRLCFKCRRPAG; encoded by the coding sequence GTGAGCAACGAGAACCGGACTTCTCTAACCCATCGGCTGCTCAGGCGCCCGGGGCTCGTAACGCCCGGCGTCATCGATCAAACCTATGATCCCGCCAGCCATCTCCTCTATGGCTGGATCGCTGATTGGCTCAACGAAGACTTGGACGAGGCGTGGCTTCTAGATGCTGGATGCTGGAATGCGTCCTTCGGCGTGTATCTGCGGGCCCGCGGGGCCGATGTTCGATATGTGGGAGTCGATCTGAGCCAGCCGGCGCTTGGCTACGCCCGCGGGATCGACCCAAGCCTGCAGGTGCTTCGGGCGGACTTGGCGAATCCCATTCTGCCGTTCCCCTCGGCGACGTTTGACGGCGTGGCACTGATCCTGACCTACGAGCATCTGCCTCGCTTGACCGAGCCTGCGTTGATCCGTGCGGTGGCCGATGTCTTGAAGCCCGGCGGGTGGCTGTTTGTGATCACCGAGCTCAACAGCATCCTCAACCCGCTTGATCCGGCGTGGCCGTTCGGACACCGTCACTATTCGCCCGGCGACCTCGTGCCGGTGTTCCAGCGCGCGGGCCTGGACATTGAGGACATGCGCATCAACGGCGGCGTGTGGCACTGCCTGGAAGTCATCGCCTTCTATGTCGCCAAGCACATTTTTCGACGCCGGCTCCACCGACCGGCCTGGTTGCGCGCGCTTACCACCCGCGAATACGAACCGGCGCCACGTTGGCTGGGATCGCGCCTGTGCTTCAAGTGTCGCCGGCCAGCTGGCTGA
- a CDS encoding sigma-70 family RNA polymerase sigma factor, producing the protein MTDEQAVLRCQDGDREAFHHLVERYQDLLYRTAMLMTGSRALAEELVQGALRSAWRGIHGFQHGCPVKPWLMRYLAREGVSQRRRRPSAGVVPSSPGQPDDSDEAQHERQDMRQALAGLDADQRHILVLHYFADLTVPQLAKALDAGEDSINTRLSRALGHLRERLEAQGAQEVANDGS; encoded by the coding sequence ATGACCGATGAACAGGCTGTCCTGCGCTGTCAGGACGGCGATCGTGAGGCGTTTCACCACCTCGTGGAACGCTACCAAGACCTGCTCTATCGCACGGCCATGCTGATGACCGGAAGCCGGGCACTGGCCGAGGAGTTGGTCCAAGGGGCCTTGCGCTCGGCATGGCGGGGCATCCACGGCTTCCAGCATGGATGCCCGGTCAAACCCTGGCTGATGCGCTATCTCGCCCGTGAGGGCGTGTCGCAGCGCCGCCGTCGGCCATCGGCCGGCGTCGTCCCGTCCAGCCCCGGGCAGCCGGACGACTCGGACGAGGCGCAGCACGAGCGCCAGGACATGCGCCAGGCCTTGGCCGGCCTGGATGCGGACCAGCGGCACATCCTGGTGCTGCACTACTTCGCCGATCTCACCGTCCCCCAGCTGGCGAAAGCCCTCGACGCTGGCGAGGACTCCATCAACACCCGCCTCAGCCGCGCGCTCGGTCACCTGCGCGAGCGGCTCGAGGCGCAAGGTGCCCAGGAGGTCGCCAACGATGGCTCCTAA
- a CDS encoding von Willebrand factor type A domain-containing protein, whose product MAPNYSTDESLGDALREYFAAEAPSLRAPLNLWDSLEGRLEEPRRMPRLRRKVLAAASRYWFPTLATGGAVAAGAVLAVWATSANLGEPQVVEKFVTQEVIKEVPVETIVTREVIKQVPVETVVTKVVVKEVPVEAVRMVEVEKVVTKEVIKEVAVEKSVVRESSAAYSRAPTAAPPAPATTRPPATTFQDNRRQPVVATVDDAVSTFSLDTDRTSYQLALNWARQGYDIEPDSVRAEEWINAFNYQYAQPADAWGFAITSDVVAHPLDERKHLVRLGFQAAEVPDDRPLNVTLVLDASGSMRDGNRVDIARAAAETIRQSLRPQDRVAVVHFTSDVIHDLTVEHQAPDHSAVWNSIRSLSPRGSTNVQAGLNLGVQLADRARRERPSAYNYVILMSDGVANVDATNPFAILESAYDRNAGNPLRLITVGVGINNYNDVLLEQLAQHGNGWYRYLDDTGQAQATFSRANWLALSTPFADQTRAQVTWDPDVVKSWRIVGYENRVTSDASFAEDRKEFAELPSGAATTVFYEVELHDGVRRGEDLKLGRVELRWVVPETGQSRSQQVEVTGRSNLGFGSHEADPLLRLGGIVALAADRYSSLPRGADYGAAGVSTDLAILQEELRALAGQLGGLDAYRDFGFLLERMAERAYTQAPPRSPSGYSR is encoded by the coding sequence ATGGCTCCTAACTACTCCACCGACGAATCCCTGGGCGACGCGCTGCGGGAGTATTTCGCGGCGGAAGCCCCCTCGCTCCGTGCGCCCTTGAACCTTTGGGACTCCTTGGAGGGTCGTCTCGAAGAGCCCCGGCGCATGCCGCGCCTTCGACGCAAAGTTCTAGCCGCCGCCTCGCGCTATTGGTTCCCCACGTTGGCCACCGGCGGAGCGGTCGCGGCGGGCGCCGTGCTGGCGGTCTGGGCCACATCGGCAAACCTGGGAGAACCCCAGGTCGTCGAGAAGTTCGTGACGCAAGAAGTCATCAAGGAGGTCCCAGTCGAGACCATCGTTACCAGAGAAGTGATCAAGCAGGTTCCGGTCGAGACCGTGGTGACCAAAGTAGTCGTGAAAGAGGTCCCGGTTGAGGCCGTGAGGATGGTCGAGGTCGAGAAGGTCGTAACCAAGGAAGTCATCAAGGAAGTCGCGGTCGAGAAAAGCGTCGTCCGAGAATCGTCGGCGGCGTACTCACGCGCCCCCACCGCGGCCCCACCGGCCCCGGCGACGACCCGACCGCCGGCCACGACCTTCCAGGACAACCGGCGGCAGCCCGTCGTCGCCACCGTTGATGACGCGGTGTCGACTTTCAGCCTGGACACCGATCGCACGTCATACCAGCTGGCGCTCAACTGGGCGCGGCAGGGCTACGACATCGAGCCGGACTCCGTGCGGGCCGAGGAGTGGATCAACGCCTTCAACTACCAATACGCCCAACCTGCTGATGCGTGGGGCTTCGCCATCACGAGCGACGTCGTGGCCCACCCGCTGGACGAGCGCAAGCATCTGGTGCGCCTCGGGTTCCAGGCGGCGGAGGTCCCGGACGACCGCCCGCTCAACGTGACGTTGGTGCTCGACGCCTCGGGCTCGATGCGCGACGGCAACCGGGTGGACATTGCCCGGGCGGCGGCGGAGACCATCCGCCAAAGCCTGCGCCCGCAGGATCGCGTGGCGGTGGTGCACTTCACCAGCGATGTGATTCACGACCTCACTGTGGAGCATCAAGCCCCGGATCACTCGGCGGTTTGGAACTCCATTCGGTCTCTCTCGCCGCGTGGCAGCACCAATGTGCAGGCGGGGCTCAATCTCGGGGTCCAACTGGCCGACCGGGCGCGGCGGGAACGGCCCAGCGCCTACAACTACGTCATCCTGATGTCGGACGGCGTGGCCAACGTGGACGCCACCAACCCCTTCGCGATCCTGGAGTCGGCCTATGACCGGAACGCGGGCAATCCGTTGCGGCTCATCACGGTCGGCGTGGGCATCAACAATTACAACGACGTGTTGTTGGAGCAACTGGCGCAGCACGGCAACGGGTGGTACCGCTACTTGGACGACACCGGCCAGGCGCAGGCCACCTTCAGCCGGGCGAACTGGCTGGCGCTGTCCACGCCCTTCGCCGACCAGACGCGGGCGCAGGTCACCTGGGATCCCGACGTGGTCAAATCCTGGCGCATCGTCGGCTATGAGAACCGGGTGACGTCGGACGCGAGCTTCGCGGAGGACCGCAAGGAGTTTGCGGAACTGCCATCGGGCGCGGCCACCACGGTGTTCTACGAGGTGGAGCTGCACGACGGCGTGCGCCGCGGCGAGGACCTGAAGCTTGGCCGGGTGGAGTTGCGCTGGGTGGTGCCGGAGACGGGCCAATCGCGCAGCCAGCAGGTCGAGGTGACGGGTCGGAGCAACCTGGGCTTCGGCAGCCATGAGGCCGACCCGCTGTTGCGGTTGGGCGGCATCGTGGCGCTGGCGGCGGACCGCTACAGCAGCCTGCCGCGGGGCGCGGATTACGGCGCCGCGGGCGTGTCTACCGACCTCGCCATCCTGCAAGAGGAGCTGAGGGCGCTGGCCGGGCAGCTGGGCGGCTTGGATGCCTACCGTGACTTCGGCTTCCTGCTGGAGCGCATGGCGGAGCGGGCCTACACCCAGGCTCCGCCGAGATCCCCCTCCGGCTACAGCCGCTAG
- a CDS encoding NAD-binding protein — protein MYAIVIGCGRAGAEIAARMAAAGDSVVVIDRDSHAFQRLPDDFAGTTLVGTAIDLDVLEAAGVARADVLVAATYGDNSNLTAVQLARLKYDVPRVIARVKDPVRARVFADRGIETICSTDIIASAIMDRLAGSPAV, from the coding sequence ATGTACGCCATCGTGATCGGCTGCGGACGCGCCGGCGCCGAGATTGCCGCGCGCATGGCGGCCGCCGGTGACTCGGTCGTCGTCATCGACCGCGACAGCCACGCGTTCCAGCGGCTGCCCGACGACTTTGCCGGCACGACGCTGGTGGGAACCGCCATCGATCTCGACGTCCTGGAGGCCGCCGGCGTGGCCCGCGCCGACGTGCTGGTGGCGGCCACCTACGGCGACAATTCCAATCTCACCGCGGTGCAACTGGCGCGCCTCAAATACGACGTGCCGCGCGTCATCGCCCGCGTCAAGGACCCCGTGCGCGCCCGCGTCTTCGCCGACCGCGGCATCGAGACCATCTGCTCCACGGACATCATTGCCAGCGCGATCATGGACCGGCTGGCCGGCTCCCCGGCGGTTTAG